In Ctenopharyngodon idella isolate HZGC_01 chromosome 2, HZGC01, whole genome shotgun sequence, the following are encoded in one genomic region:
- the LOC127504945 gene encoding protein NLRC3-like, with translation MSLSEKHRVRSDSHVSSSVSLKSDDSKEGKPPDFGGEKPSSDKSVRSDSHVSSSVSLKSDRSKGGVPNFSGEKPSSNKRLQYETLDSDVQTHRKHKSFTDNLQWIFQDLESKIITFLTKELEKFKKILQNENTEYFVNDFNENRCSIKEAALDLTLHYLREMKQDEAADALEDELFFIHQLKCGLKKKYQCVFEGIAKQGDSTLLNNIYTDLYITQGGSEQVNTEHEVRQIEVASRRHESQEIQVECTQLFEAPEQDKEIRTVLTKGVAGIGKSVSVQKFVLDWAEGIENQDISFIFPLPFREMNLKEKEKLSLMDLITQFFPETKGLNLTRRNNFKVLFILDGLDECRLPLKFDCNETWCDVSSPASLDVLLTNLMKGNLLPSALIWITTRPAAASKIPPDCIDRLTEIRGFNDSQKEEYFKKRFTDQNQANTIIDHVKKSKSLFIMCHIPVFCWISATVLQNILEEKRNNDVKINQADEISKRPQESNTEDTPKTLTQMYTHFLRFQIQQSRRKYDGEYAPDVSWDKDAILSLGKLAFHQLEINNVIFYDTDLEACGIDVYKASVYSGMCTQIFKEETGIILGTMYCFVHLSIQEFIAALYAHLFLDINKKSVFDHESTGQENKNKNLLKTLYAHLFLDIKKKNEIMIDFLKTAVDKALESDSGHLDLFLRFLLGLSLQSNRRLLRGLLTQQDDNDQSNKEIVHYIKQKLEDNLPAERSINLFYCLNELNDQTLVKEIQTHLSKGSLSSGDLSPAQWSALVFVLLTSEKELEEFELQKFKKSDECLIRLSAVIKTSRRAL, from the exons ATGAGTCTCTCAGAGAAACACAG AGTAAGATCAGACTCACAtgtgtccagctctgtgtctcTGAAGAGTGATGATTCAAAAGAAGGAAAACCACCAGACTTCGGTGGGGAAAAACCATCATCCGATAAAAg tgtaagatcagactcacatgtgtccagctctgtgtctcTGAAGAGTGACCGGTCAAAAGGTGGAGTACCAAACTTCAGTGGAGAAAAACCATCATCTAATAAAAG gCTTCAATATGAGACATTAGACTCAGACGTTCAGACTCACAGGAAACACAAGAGTTTCACAGACAATCTCCAGTGGATCTTCCAG gatcttgagagcaaaataatcacatttctgACGAAAGAGCTGGAaaagtttaagaaaatattacaaaatgagaACACAGAATACTTTGTGAATGACTTTAATGAGAATAGATGCAGTATCAAAGAAGCAGCTCTTGATCTCACACTACATTACCTGAGAGAGATGAAGCAAGATGAAGCTGCTGATGCTCTAGAAG ATGAGCTGTTCTTCATTCATCAGCTAAAATGTGGCCTAAAGAAGAAGTATCAATGTGTATTTGAAGGAATTGCGAAGCAAGGTGACTCCACACTCCTGAATAACATCTACACAGATCTCTATATCACTCAGGGTGGCAGTGAACAGGTCAATACTGAACATGAGGTCAGACAGATTGAAGTTGCTTCCAGGCGGCATGAATCTCAAGAGATACAGGTTGAATGCACACAATTGTTTGAAGCACCTGAACAAGACAAGGAGATCCGAACTGTACTGACAAAAGGAGTCGCTGGCATCGGAAAATCAGTCTCTGTGCAAAAGTTTGttctggactgggctgaaggaatagaaaatcaagatatcagcttcatatttcctcttccattcagagagatgaacttaaaggagaaagaaaaactaAGTTTGATGGATCTTATAACTCAATTTTTCCCAGAAACAAAAGGACTGAACCTTACAAGAAGGAATAATTTCAAAGTCCTGTTCATCCTTGATGGATTGGACGAATGTCGTCTTCCTCTGAAGTTTGATTGTAATGAGACATGGTGTGATGTATCATCACCAGCCTCTCTGGATGTTCTCCTAACAAACCTCATGAAGGGAAAtctgcttccttctgctctcatctggatcaccaccAGACCAGCAGCTGCCAGTAAGATTCCTCCCGACTGTATCGACCGGCTGACAGAGATACGaggattcaatgactcacaaAAGGAAGAGTACTTCAAAAAAAGATTCACGGATCAGAATCAGGCCAACACAATCATTGATCATGTTAAAAAATCAAAGAGTCTCTtcatcatgtgccacatcccagtcttctgctggatttcagccactgttctccagaacattctggaggagaaaagaaataatgatGTGAAAATCAATCAGGCTGATGAGATCTCTAAAAGACCGCAGGAATCAAATACTGAAGACACTCCCAAGACTCTgacacaaatgtacacacactttctccGCTTTCAGATCCAGCAGAGCCGCCGAAAGTATGATGGAGAATACGCACCAGATGTTTCATGGGATAAAGACGCCATCCTTTCACTGGGAAAACTGGcatttcatcagctggaaataAACAACGTGATCTTCTATGACACAGACCTGGAAGCCTGTGGTATTGACGTCTATAAggcatcagtgtactcaggcATGTGTACCCAGATCTTTAAGGAGGAAACAGGGATCATTCTTGGTACCATGTACTGCTTTGTTCACTTGAGCATTCAAGAGTTTATTGCAGCCCTTTATGCACATCTGTTTCTAGACATCAACAAGAAAAGTGTGTTTGATCACGAGTCTACAGGgcaggaaaacaaaaataaaaatttgctcAAGACCCTTTATGCACATCTGTTTCTAGacatcaaaaagaaaaatgaaatcatGATTGATTTTCTCAAGACTGCAGTGGACAAGGCACTCGAGAGTGACAGTGGACACCTGGACCTTTTCCTCCGCTTCCTCCTTGGTCTGTCACTCCAGTCCAATCGACGACTCTTACGGGGTCTGTTGACACAGCAAGATGACAATGACCAGAGCAACAAGGAAATAGTTCATTACATCAAGCAGAAATTAGAAGATAATCTGCCTGCAGAgagatccatcaatctgttctaCTGTCTGAACGAACTGAATGACCAAACTCTGGTGAAGGAGATCCAGACCCACCTTAGCAAAGGAAGTCTCTCATCTGGTGACCTTTCACCTGCCCAGTGGTCTGCTTTGgtctttgtgttgttgacatcagaGAAAGAGCTGGAGGAGTTTGAGCTTCAGAAATTCAAGAAATCAGACGAGTGTCTCATTAGATTATCAGCAGTCATCAAAACCTCCAGAAGAGCTCTGTAA